The proteins below come from a single Aegilops tauschii subsp. strangulata cultivar AL8/78 chromosome 6, Aet v6.0, whole genome shotgun sequence genomic window:
- the LOC109740637 gene encoding deSI-like protein At4g17486 — translation MDAGNDGATTPVLLNVYDLTPVNDYLYWLGFGVFHSGIEVHGMEYGFGAHDFSSSGVFEVESKCCPGFVYRKTVSLGTTDMSREDFRSFIERLAGKYHGNTYNLIAKNCNHFTDDVCRNLTGKPIPGWVNRLARVGSVFDCLLPESVQVSPVGRVPTLRPVIDDDLDSVSSSDSDEGDEDKHLLEAPSTDLQPVEVPLKLAKDLL, via the exons ATGGACGCTGGGAACGACGGCGCGACGACGCCGGTGCTGCTCAACGTGTACGACCTCACGCCCGTCAACGATTACCTCTACTGGCTCGGCTTCGGCGTCTTCCACTCCGGAATCGAAG TTCATGGCATGGAATATGGATTTGGAGCACATGATTTCTCATCCAGCGGTGTATTTGAGGTGGAATCGAAATGTTGCCCTGGATTTGTCTATAGAAAGACGGTGTCGCTAGGCACAACTGACATGTCTCGGGAAGATTTCCGCTCGTTCATTGAAAGACTTGCAGGGAAGTATCATGGCAATACATATAATTTGATTGCGAAGAACTGCAATCATTTCACAGATGATGTCTGTAGGAACTTGACTGGAAAACCCATCCCTGGCTGGGTGAATAGGTTGGCCAGAGTAG GCTCAGTTTTTGACTGTCTACTACCAGAAAGCGTCCAAGTTTCTCCTGTTGGACGTGTCCCAACTCTTCGTCCAGTTATTG ATGATGATTTGGATTCGGTATCTTCTTCGGACAGCGATGAGGGTGATGAGGACAAGCACCTGTTGGAAGCACCATCCACTGACTTGCAACCTGTAGAAGTGCCATTAAAGCTAGCCAAAGATCTTCTTTGA
- the LOC109740629 gene encoding 3-isopropylmalate dehydratase small subunit 1, producing the protein MTAAPLLSLTDAATATATAALAPGRAPARARIQAAPRHPATVSLRCHRARPLTAAAATGDSPSSAAFHGECFVVGDNIDTDQIIPAEHLTLVPSKPDEYRKLGSFAFVGLPAAAYPIPFVAPGEESSRYAVIIGGANFGCGSSREHAPVALGAAGARAVVAEGYARIFFRNSVATGEVYPLELADSGASKECKTGDVVTVDLDNSVLINHTSGKQYKLKPIGDAGPVIEAGGIFAYARKTGMIASKSA; encoded by the coding sequence ATGACGGCGGCTCCTCTTTTATCGTTGACGGatgcggcgacggcgacggcgacggcggcgctggCCCCCGGCCGAGCGCCCGCCAGAGCCCGCATTCAGGCCGCCCCCCGCCACCCCGCCACCGTCTCGCTGAGATGCCACCGCGCTCGGCCCCTAACCGCGGCCGCCGCCACGGGCGACTCGCCGTCGTCCGCCGCGTTCCACGGCGAGTGCTTCGTCGTCGGGGACAACATCGACACCGACCAGATCATCCCGGCCGAGCACCTGACCCTGGTGCCGTCCAAGCCCGACGAGTACCGCAAGCTCGGCTCCTTCGCCTTCGTGGGCCTCCCCGCCGCGGCCTACCCGATTCCGTTCGTGGCCCCTGGCGAGGAGTCGTCCCGCTACGCCGTCATCATCGGCGGCGCCAACTTCGGGTGCGGCTCCTCCCGCGAGCACGCGCCCGTCGCGCTCGGAGCCGCCGGCGCGCGCGCCGTTGTGGCCGAGGGCTACGCCCGCATCTTCTTCCGCAATTCCGTGGCCACCGGGGAGGTGTACCCCCTGGAGCTCGCGGACAGTGGTGCCAGCAAGGAGTGCAAGACAGGGGATGTGGTCACAGTGGACCTCGATAACTCGGTCTTGATTAACCACACATCCGGAAAGCAGTACAAGCTGAAGCCTATTGGTGATGCAGGCCCGGTTATTGAGGCCGGGGGGATCTTCGCTTATGCTCGGAAGACTGGGATGATCGCGTCCAAATCTGCTTGA
- the LOC109740619 gene encoding putative lipase ROG1, whose product MGDPGGGDCREAAAAEEEAPAPAVGGADHLVVMVHGIVGSTADWKYGAEQFHKFLQDRVIVHCSNSNMHKLTLDGIDVMGERLAQEVIEEINKRPQITKISFVAHSVGGLVARYAIGRLYRPPGQSLENSPQSLRDSNRGNIHGLDAVNFITVASPHLGSRGNKQVPFLFGVTAIEKFACCIIHFIFRRTGKHLFLTDNDDGKPPLLQLMVDDCGDLRFISALQAFQRRVAYSNVGYDHIVGWRTSSIRGASELPKWVDSTSKVYPHIVYEELSKAETLDQCADVADMDKDNCTLEERLLRGLKRVSWEKVDVSFHNSKARSAAHSVIQVKDPVMHSEGADVIKHMIDHFVT is encoded by the exons ATGGGCGACCCGGGTGGCGGAGACtgccgggaggcggcggcggccgaggaggaggcgccggcgccggccgtaGGCGGGGCCGACCACCTGGTGGTCATGGTCCACGGGATCGTCGGGAG CACAGCCGATTGGAAATATGGAGCTGAGCAATTTCATAAGTTCCTACAAGACAGAGTCATAGTTCATT GTAGTAACAGCAACATGCACAAGCTAACTTTAGATGGCATTGATGTGATGGGTGAACGGTTGGCACAAGAG GTTATTGAAGAAATCAACAAAAGACCACAGATAACAAAGATATCTTTTGTTGCGCATTCCGTTGGAGGATTGGTTGCAAGATATGCCATCGGAAGACTTTATAGACCTCCTGGACAATCACTTGAAAATTCTCCTCAAAGTTTGAGAGACAGCAACAGAGGCAATATACATGGGCTTGATGCAGTCAACTTCATAACTGTTGCATCACCACATCTTGGTTCTAGAGGAAACAAGCAG GTTCCTTTCCTTTTTGGAGTTACTGCGATAGAAAAGTTTGCGTGCTGCATCATTCACTTCATATTCAGAAGAACCGGCAAGCACCTATTTcttactgataatgatgatggaaaGCCTCCGTTGTTGCAACTTATGGTGGATGATTGTGGGGACCTACGGTTCAT ATCTGCTTTGCAAGCATTTCAGCGAAGAGTGGCATACTCCAATGTTGGTTACGACC ACATTGTTGGATGGAGGACATCATCAATCAGGGGGGCCTCCGAACTACCCAAG TGGGTTGATTCGACAAGCAAGGTTTATCCACATATTGTATACGAGGAACTATCCAAAGCAGAAACTCTTGATCAATGTGCTGATGTTGCTGATATGGACAAGGATAACTGCACTCTCGAAG AAAGGCTTTTGAGAGGACTTAAGCGTGTGTCATGGGAAAAGGTGGACGTCAGCTTCCATAATAGCAAAGCAAGATCTGCTGCACACAGCGTAATTCAG GTGAAAGATCCCGTCATGCATAGCGAAGGGGCCGATGTAATAAAGCATATGATCGACCATTTCGTTACCTAG